The proteins below are encoded in one region of Podarcis raffonei isolate rPodRaf1 chromosome 8, rPodRaf1.pri, whole genome shotgun sequence:
- the PPP1R13L gene encoding relA-associated inhibitor isoform X1 — protein sequence MQQEPLRSCPTCWTAKGSRGGRRQRAGSPTCSREEAWGARRRRRRRISPRKSPDGGGGGGRSPPGRSTSSARSAPALASKHMDLKQLELDTAVAKVDELSKQLESLWTENPAQPLGQLKAMERFSTSPSHELLGRMSPIAPSPLPLFPRKSLSTETTESAHYSFGEAAPGFAHSSTYGSPSPSQLLAPRSPLGRPTSPRPSLFLQPEVDRALPPPRPKVLPVPYETAPSPTASPRSLRPSLSLERQYDYKTYGGTLGRASSPRMPTEGAAPQSFFPDRVPSPRPPLPPPYESHSLYPSPPSTFAPFRSQDDLVIRRRVQKGWNESDLDVAYEKKATHPVGYERGDAHMGLRQSPAGVPLSPWRESSLDGGIGPSKEEHYGMHSATLPRNYKVSPLASERRPDTSFRRSLPSNPTGTLPRNWQPISRIPMPPPNPQGSLPKRHKPLPLSMIFRLQNAFWEYGAAGQKFPLPQGPPGSSLFLRSLHKQLMQPTLPQSQHHLRMASLGSEGNGVAKAASPPSEPIRIVPIVLTTGDTEAELENLLPGGEPAEAEEVPRPLSPTRLQPLLPPEAQKVPEFEEVARVLAEMPRPLKRRGSMEQCPGPALPPTHKNQYRQIISRLFHHNPRKEDAGMAGEASPQTELSPITEAMEQKAPAAVVAPIPAAPLPPMPAPPIPPPPLPESPVSFSPLPSPEKRSVLRKAASPRKRLSKRARLNPLVLLLDAALTGELEVVKEAMKELNDPSQPNDEGITALHNAICGANYNIVDYLINIGANVNSPDSHGWTPLHCAASCNDTAICVALVKHGAAIFATTFSDGSMAIEKCDPYREGYSDCFSYLADVEQNMGLMNNGVVYALWDYSAEFSDELSFREGEPITVLRHDNPDETDWWWASLYGQEGYVPKNYFGLFPRVRPQQRKA from the exons ATGCAGCAGGAGCCGCTCCGGAGCTGTCCTACCTGTTGGACGGCCAAGGGAAGCCGCGGTGGGCGGAGGCAGCGGGCAGGGAGCCCGACCTGTTCCCGGGAAGAGGCGTGGGGcgcacggcggcggcggcggcggcggatcAGTCCCAGGAAAAGCCccgacggcggcggcggcggcggccggagcCCCCCCGGGAGAAGCACCAGCAGCGCCCGTTCAGCCCCAG CTCTGGCCTCGAAGCACATGGACCTGAAGCAGTTGGAACTGGACACGGCGGTGGCCAAAGTGGACGAGCTCTCCAAGCAACTGGAGTCCCTCTGGACAGAGAACCCAGCCCAGCCTCTTGGGCAGCTTAAG GCTATGGAGAGATTCAGCACCAGCCCATCCCACGAGTTGCTGGGCAGGATGAGTCCCATCGCCCCCTCCCCGCTGCCCCTCTTCCCCCGCAAGAGCCTGTCGACGGAAACCACGGAGAGCGCCCACTACTCCTTTGGCGAAGCGGCGCCGGGATTCGCACACAGCTCCACCTACGGCTCGCCGTCCCCCAGCCAGCTCCTCGCACCCAGATCCCCGCTGGGCCGCCCCACCTCTCCGCGGCCGTCCCTCTTCCTCCAGCCAGAGGTGGACCGGGCACTGCCGCCCCCCAGGCCCAAGGTGCTGCCTGTACCCTATGAGACAGCGCCCAGCCCCACGGCCTCTCCCCGCTCCCTCCGGCCCAGCCTCTCCCTAGAGCGCCAGTATGACTACAAGACCTATGGCGGGACGCTGGGCCGAGCCAGCTCCCCACGGATGCCCACGGAAGGAGCTGCGCCCCAGTCCTTCTTCCCGGACCGGGTGCCGTCGCCACGGCCGCCTCTGCCGCCACCGTATGAGAGCCATAGCCTTTACCCGTCGCCACCCAGCACTTTTGCACCTTTTCGGTCTCAAG ATGACCTTGTGATCCGGAGGAGGGTGCAGAAAGGGTGGAACGAATCCGACCTGGACGTGGCGTATGAGAAGAAGGCGACCCACCCAGTTGGTTATGAGC GAGGAGACGCCCACATGGGGCTCCGCCAGAGCCCGGCAGGCGTCCCGCTGTCTCCTTGGAGGGAATCGAGTTTAGACGGGGGCATTGGGCCAAGCAAG GAGGAGCATTATGGGATGCACAGCGCCACCTTGCCCAGGAATTACAAGGTCTCCCCGCTCGCCAGCGAGCGCCGCCCGGACACCTCCTTCCGCCGCTCCCTCCCCAGCAACCCGACGGGAACCCTGCCCCGCAACTGGCAGCCCATCTCCCGCATCCCCATGCCGCCCCCCAACCCGCAGGGCAGCCTCCCCAAGCGCCACAAACCCCTGCCGCTCTCCATGATCTTCCGGCTGCAGAACGCCTTCTGGGAGTACGGGGCAGCTGGGCAGAAGTTCCCCCTTCCCCAGGGGCCCCCGGGCTCCTCGCTTTTCCTCCGCTCCCTCCACAAGCAGCTGATGCAACCCACTCTGCCCCAGAGCCAGCACCACCTGCGCATGGCCTCGCTCGGGAGCGAAG gGAACGGCGTCGCCAAAGCGGCCAGCCCCCCGTCCGAGCCCATCCGCATCGTCCCCATCGTCTTGACCACGGGCGACACGGAGGCCGAGTTGGAGAACCTCCTTCCGGGAGGGGAGCCGGCCGAAGCGGAAGAGGTCCCCCGGCCTCTGAGCCCCACCCGCCTCCAGCCCCTGCTCCCCCCCGAGGCCCAGAAAGTGCCCGAGTTCGAGGAGGTGGCGCGGGTCCTGGCCGAGATGCCCCGGCCCCTGAAGCGCCGCGGCTCCATGGAGCAGTGCCCCGGCCCcgccctgccccccacccacaagAACCAGTACCGCCAGATCATCAGCCGCCTCTTCCACCACAATCCCCGCAAGGAGGACGCTGGCATGGCCGGAGAAGCGTCCCCGCAGACGGAGCTCTCGCCCATCACCGAGGCCATGGAACAGAAGGCGCCTGCGGCTGTCGTGGCCCCCATTCCAGCAGCCCCCCTGCCACCAATGCCGGCACCCCCCATCCCGCCTCCGCCACTGCCGGAgagcccagtgagcttcagtcCTTTGCCCAGTCCG GAGAAGCGCTCAGTGCTGCGCAAGGCGGCCTCCCCACGAAAGCGGCTGTCAAAGAGGGCGCGACTCAAccccctggtgctgctgctggatGCGGCCCTGACCGGCGAGTTGGAAGTCGTGAAGGAAGCCATGAAGGAG CTGAACGACCCAAGCCAGCCCAACGACGAGGGCATCACTGCTCTCCACAATGCCATCTGCGGTGCCAACTACAACATCGTGGACTACCTGATCAACATTGGGGCCAATGTCAACTCCCCGGACAGCCATGGATG GACACCCCTGCACTGCGCCGCCTCCTGCAACGACACGGCCATCTGCGTAGCCCTGGTCAAGCACGGAGCGGCCATTTTCGCCACCACTTTCAGCGACGGCAGCATGGCCATTGAGAAGTGCGACCCATACCGTGAGGGCTACAGCGACTGCTTCAGCTACCTGGCAG
- the PPP1R13L gene encoding relA-associated inhibitor isoform X2, protein MQQEPLRSCPTCWTAKGSRGGRRQRAGSPTCSREEAWGARRRRRRRISPRKSPDGGGGGGRSPPGRSTSSARSAPALASKHMDLKQLELDTAVAKVDELSKQLESLWTENPAQPLGQLKAMERFSTSPSHELLGRMSPIAPSPLPLFPRKSLSTETTESAHYSFGEAAPGFAHSSTYGSPSPSQLLAPRSPLGRPTSPRPSLFLQPEVDRALPPPRPKVLPVPYETAPSPTASPRSLRPSLSLERQYDYKTYGGTLGRASSPRMPTEGAAPQSFFPDRVPSPRPPLPPPYESHSLYPSPPSTFAPFRSQGGDAHMGLRQSPAGVPLSPWRESSLDGGIGPSKEEHYGMHSATLPRNYKVSPLASERRPDTSFRRSLPSNPTGTLPRNWQPISRIPMPPPNPQGSLPKRHKPLPLSMIFRLQNAFWEYGAAGQKFPLPQGPPGSSLFLRSLHKQLMQPTLPQSQHHLRMASLGSEGNGVAKAASPPSEPIRIVPIVLTTGDTEAELENLLPGGEPAEAEEVPRPLSPTRLQPLLPPEAQKVPEFEEVARVLAEMPRPLKRRGSMEQCPGPALPPTHKNQYRQIISRLFHHNPRKEDAGMAGEASPQTELSPITEAMEQKAPAAVVAPIPAAPLPPMPAPPIPPPPLPESPVSFSPLPSPEKRSVLRKAASPRKRLSKRARLNPLVLLLDAALTGELEVVKEAMKELNDPSQPNDEGITALHNAICGANYNIVDYLINIGANVNSPDSHGWTPLHCAASCNDTAICVALVKHGAAIFATTFSDGSMAIEKCDPYREGYSDCFSYLADVEQNMGLMNNGVVYALWDYSAEFSDELSFREGEPITVLRHDNPDETDWWWASLYGQEGYVPKNYFGLFPRVRPQQRKA, encoded by the exons ATGCAGCAGGAGCCGCTCCGGAGCTGTCCTACCTGTTGGACGGCCAAGGGAAGCCGCGGTGGGCGGAGGCAGCGGGCAGGGAGCCCGACCTGTTCCCGGGAAGAGGCGTGGGGcgcacggcggcggcggcggcggcggatcAGTCCCAGGAAAAGCCccgacggcggcggcggcggcggccggagcCCCCCCGGGAGAAGCACCAGCAGCGCCCGTTCAGCCCCAG CTCTGGCCTCGAAGCACATGGACCTGAAGCAGTTGGAACTGGACACGGCGGTGGCCAAAGTGGACGAGCTCTCCAAGCAACTGGAGTCCCTCTGGACAGAGAACCCAGCCCAGCCTCTTGGGCAGCTTAAG GCTATGGAGAGATTCAGCACCAGCCCATCCCACGAGTTGCTGGGCAGGATGAGTCCCATCGCCCCCTCCCCGCTGCCCCTCTTCCCCCGCAAGAGCCTGTCGACGGAAACCACGGAGAGCGCCCACTACTCCTTTGGCGAAGCGGCGCCGGGATTCGCACACAGCTCCACCTACGGCTCGCCGTCCCCCAGCCAGCTCCTCGCACCCAGATCCCCGCTGGGCCGCCCCACCTCTCCGCGGCCGTCCCTCTTCCTCCAGCCAGAGGTGGACCGGGCACTGCCGCCCCCCAGGCCCAAGGTGCTGCCTGTACCCTATGAGACAGCGCCCAGCCCCACGGCCTCTCCCCGCTCCCTCCGGCCCAGCCTCTCCCTAGAGCGCCAGTATGACTACAAGACCTATGGCGGGACGCTGGGCCGAGCCAGCTCCCCACGGATGCCCACGGAAGGAGCTGCGCCCCAGTCCTTCTTCCCGGACCGGGTGCCGTCGCCACGGCCGCCTCTGCCGCCACCGTATGAGAGCCATAGCCTTTACCCGTCGCCACCCAGCACTTTTGCACCTTTTCGGTCTCAAG GAGGAGACGCCCACATGGGGCTCCGCCAGAGCCCGGCAGGCGTCCCGCTGTCTCCTTGGAGGGAATCGAGTTTAGACGGGGGCATTGGGCCAAGCAAG GAGGAGCATTATGGGATGCACAGCGCCACCTTGCCCAGGAATTACAAGGTCTCCCCGCTCGCCAGCGAGCGCCGCCCGGACACCTCCTTCCGCCGCTCCCTCCCCAGCAACCCGACGGGAACCCTGCCCCGCAACTGGCAGCCCATCTCCCGCATCCCCATGCCGCCCCCCAACCCGCAGGGCAGCCTCCCCAAGCGCCACAAACCCCTGCCGCTCTCCATGATCTTCCGGCTGCAGAACGCCTTCTGGGAGTACGGGGCAGCTGGGCAGAAGTTCCCCCTTCCCCAGGGGCCCCCGGGCTCCTCGCTTTTCCTCCGCTCCCTCCACAAGCAGCTGATGCAACCCACTCTGCCCCAGAGCCAGCACCACCTGCGCATGGCCTCGCTCGGGAGCGAAG gGAACGGCGTCGCCAAAGCGGCCAGCCCCCCGTCCGAGCCCATCCGCATCGTCCCCATCGTCTTGACCACGGGCGACACGGAGGCCGAGTTGGAGAACCTCCTTCCGGGAGGGGAGCCGGCCGAAGCGGAAGAGGTCCCCCGGCCTCTGAGCCCCACCCGCCTCCAGCCCCTGCTCCCCCCCGAGGCCCAGAAAGTGCCCGAGTTCGAGGAGGTGGCGCGGGTCCTGGCCGAGATGCCCCGGCCCCTGAAGCGCCGCGGCTCCATGGAGCAGTGCCCCGGCCCcgccctgccccccacccacaagAACCAGTACCGCCAGATCATCAGCCGCCTCTTCCACCACAATCCCCGCAAGGAGGACGCTGGCATGGCCGGAGAAGCGTCCCCGCAGACGGAGCTCTCGCCCATCACCGAGGCCATGGAACAGAAGGCGCCTGCGGCTGTCGTGGCCCCCATTCCAGCAGCCCCCCTGCCACCAATGCCGGCACCCCCCATCCCGCCTCCGCCACTGCCGGAgagcccagtgagcttcagtcCTTTGCCCAGTCCG GAGAAGCGCTCAGTGCTGCGCAAGGCGGCCTCCCCACGAAAGCGGCTGTCAAAGAGGGCGCGACTCAAccccctggtgctgctgctggatGCGGCCCTGACCGGCGAGTTGGAAGTCGTGAAGGAAGCCATGAAGGAG CTGAACGACCCAAGCCAGCCCAACGACGAGGGCATCACTGCTCTCCACAATGCCATCTGCGGTGCCAACTACAACATCGTGGACTACCTGATCAACATTGGGGCCAATGTCAACTCCCCGGACAGCCATGGATG GACACCCCTGCACTGCGCCGCCTCCTGCAACGACACGGCCATCTGCGTAGCCCTGGTCAAGCACGGAGCGGCCATTTTCGCCACCACTTTCAGCGACGGCAGCATGGCCATTGAGAAGTGCGACCCATACCGTGAGGGCTACAGCGACTGCTTCAGCTACCTGGCAG
- the PPP1R13L gene encoding relA-associated inhibitor isoform X3, with protein sequence MASEDITSAQDLLDLSFKSLASKHMDLKQLELDTAVAKVDELSKQLESLWTENPAQPLGQLKAMERFSTSPSHELLGRMSPIAPSPLPLFPRKSLSTETTESAHYSFGEAAPGFAHSSTYGSPSPSQLLAPRSPLGRPTSPRPSLFLQPEVDRALPPPRPKVLPVPYETAPSPTASPRSLRPSLSLERQYDYKTYGGTLGRASSPRMPTEGAAPQSFFPDRVPSPRPPLPPPYESHSLYPSPPSTFAPFRSQDDLVIRRRVQKGWNESDLDVAYEKKATHPVGYERGDAHMGLRQSPAGVPLSPWRESSLDGGIGPSKEEHYGMHSATLPRNYKVSPLASERRPDTSFRRSLPSNPTGTLPRNWQPISRIPMPPPNPQGSLPKRHKPLPLSMIFRLQNAFWEYGAAGQKFPLPQGPPGSSLFLRSLHKQLMQPTLPQSQHHLRMASLGSEGNGVAKAASPPSEPIRIVPIVLTTGDTEAELENLLPGGEPAEAEEVPRPLSPTRLQPLLPPEAQKVPEFEEVARVLAEMPRPLKRRGSMEQCPGPALPPTHKNQYRQIISRLFHHNPRKEDAGMAGEASPQTELSPITEAMEQKAPAAVVAPIPAAPLPPMPAPPIPPPPLPESPVSFSPLPSPEKRSVLRKAASPRKRLSKRARLNPLVLLLDAALTGELEVVKEAMKELNDPSQPNDEGITALHNAICGANYNIVDYLINIGANVNSPDSHGWTPLHCAASCNDTAICVALVKHGAAIFATTFSDGSMAIEKCDPYREGYSDCFSYLADVEQNMGLMNNGVVYALWDYSAEFSDELSFREGEPITVLRHDNPDETDWWWASLYGQEGYVPKNYFGLFPRVRPQQRKA encoded by the exons ATGGCGAGCGAAGACATCACCAGTGCCCAGGATCTCTTGGACCTCAGCTTCAAGT CTCTGGCCTCGAAGCACATGGACCTGAAGCAGTTGGAACTGGACACGGCGGTGGCCAAAGTGGACGAGCTCTCCAAGCAACTGGAGTCCCTCTGGACAGAGAACCCAGCCCAGCCTCTTGGGCAGCTTAAG GCTATGGAGAGATTCAGCACCAGCCCATCCCACGAGTTGCTGGGCAGGATGAGTCCCATCGCCCCCTCCCCGCTGCCCCTCTTCCCCCGCAAGAGCCTGTCGACGGAAACCACGGAGAGCGCCCACTACTCCTTTGGCGAAGCGGCGCCGGGATTCGCACACAGCTCCACCTACGGCTCGCCGTCCCCCAGCCAGCTCCTCGCACCCAGATCCCCGCTGGGCCGCCCCACCTCTCCGCGGCCGTCCCTCTTCCTCCAGCCAGAGGTGGACCGGGCACTGCCGCCCCCCAGGCCCAAGGTGCTGCCTGTACCCTATGAGACAGCGCCCAGCCCCACGGCCTCTCCCCGCTCCCTCCGGCCCAGCCTCTCCCTAGAGCGCCAGTATGACTACAAGACCTATGGCGGGACGCTGGGCCGAGCCAGCTCCCCACGGATGCCCACGGAAGGAGCTGCGCCCCAGTCCTTCTTCCCGGACCGGGTGCCGTCGCCACGGCCGCCTCTGCCGCCACCGTATGAGAGCCATAGCCTTTACCCGTCGCCACCCAGCACTTTTGCACCTTTTCGGTCTCAAG ATGACCTTGTGATCCGGAGGAGGGTGCAGAAAGGGTGGAACGAATCCGACCTGGACGTGGCGTATGAGAAGAAGGCGACCCACCCAGTTGGTTATGAGC GAGGAGACGCCCACATGGGGCTCCGCCAGAGCCCGGCAGGCGTCCCGCTGTCTCCTTGGAGGGAATCGAGTTTAGACGGGGGCATTGGGCCAAGCAAG GAGGAGCATTATGGGATGCACAGCGCCACCTTGCCCAGGAATTACAAGGTCTCCCCGCTCGCCAGCGAGCGCCGCCCGGACACCTCCTTCCGCCGCTCCCTCCCCAGCAACCCGACGGGAACCCTGCCCCGCAACTGGCAGCCCATCTCCCGCATCCCCATGCCGCCCCCCAACCCGCAGGGCAGCCTCCCCAAGCGCCACAAACCCCTGCCGCTCTCCATGATCTTCCGGCTGCAGAACGCCTTCTGGGAGTACGGGGCAGCTGGGCAGAAGTTCCCCCTTCCCCAGGGGCCCCCGGGCTCCTCGCTTTTCCTCCGCTCCCTCCACAAGCAGCTGATGCAACCCACTCTGCCCCAGAGCCAGCACCACCTGCGCATGGCCTCGCTCGGGAGCGAAG gGAACGGCGTCGCCAAAGCGGCCAGCCCCCCGTCCGAGCCCATCCGCATCGTCCCCATCGTCTTGACCACGGGCGACACGGAGGCCGAGTTGGAGAACCTCCTTCCGGGAGGGGAGCCGGCCGAAGCGGAAGAGGTCCCCCGGCCTCTGAGCCCCACCCGCCTCCAGCCCCTGCTCCCCCCCGAGGCCCAGAAAGTGCCCGAGTTCGAGGAGGTGGCGCGGGTCCTGGCCGAGATGCCCCGGCCCCTGAAGCGCCGCGGCTCCATGGAGCAGTGCCCCGGCCCcgccctgccccccacccacaagAACCAGTACCGCCAGATCATCAGCCGCCTCTTCCACCACAATCCCCGCAAGGAGGACGCTGGCATGGCCGGAGAAGCGTCCCCGCAGACGGAGCTCTCGCCCATCACCGAGGCCATGGAACAGAAGGCGCCTGCGGCTGTCGTGGCCCCCATTCCAGCAGCCCCCCTGCCACCAATGCCGGCACCCCCCATCCCGCCTCCGCCACTGCCGGAgagcccagtgagcttcagtcCTTTGCCCAGTCCG GAGAAGCGCTCAGTGCTGCGCAAGGCGGCCTCCCCACGAAAGCGGCTGTCAAAGAGGGCGCGACTCAAccccctggtgctgctgctggatGCGGCCCTGACCGGCGAGTTGGAAGTCGTGAAGGAAGCCATGAAGGAG CTGAACGACCCAAGCCAGCCCAACGACGAGGGCATCACTGCTCTCCACAATGCCATCTGCGGTGCCAACTACAACATCGTGGACTACCTGATCAACATTGGGGCCAATGTCAACTCCCCGGACAGCCATGGATG GACACCCCTGCACTGCGCCGCCTCCTGCAACGACACGGCCATCTGCGTAGCCCTGGTCAAGCACGGAGCGGCCATTTTCGCCACCACTTTCAGCGACGGCAGCATGGCCATTGAGAAGTGCGACCCATACCGTGAGGGCTACAGCGACTGCTTCAGCTACCTGGCAG
- the PPP1R13L gene encoding relA-associated inhibitor isoform X4, giving the protein MDLKQLELDTAVAKVDELSKQLESLWTENPAQPLGQLKAMERFSTSPSHELLGRMSPIAPSPLPLFPRKSLSTETTESAHYSFGEAAPGFAHSSTYGSPSPSQLLAPRSPLGRPTSPRPSLFLQPEVDRALPPPRPKVLPVPYETAPSPTASPRSLRPSLSLERQYDYKTYGGTLGRASSPRMPTEGAAPQSFFPDRVPSPRPPLPPPYESHSLYPSPPSTFAPFRSQDDLVIRRRVQKGWNESDLDVAYEKKATHPVGYERGDAHMGLRQSPAGVPLSPWRESSLDGGIGPSKEEHYGMHSATLPRNYKVSPLASERRPDTSFRRSLPSNPTGTLPRNWQPISRIPMPPPNPQGSLPKRHKPLPLSMIFRLQNAFWEYGAAGQKFPLPQGPPGSSLFLRSLHKQLMQPTLPQSQHHLRMASLGSEGNGVAKAASPPSEPIRIVPIVLTTGDTEAELENLLPGGEPAEAEEVPRPLSPTRLQPLLPPEAQKVPEFEEVARVLAEMPRPLKRRGSMEQCPGPALPPTHKNQYRQIISRLFHHNPRKEDAGMAGEASPQTELSPITEAMEQKAPAAVVAPIPAAPLPPMPAPPIPPPPLPESPVSFSPLPSPEKRSVLRKAASPRKRLSKRARLNPLVLLLDAALTGELEVVKEAMKELNDPSQPNDEGITALHNAICGANYNIVDYLINIGANVNSPDSHGWTPLHCAASCNDTAICVALVKHGAAIFATTFSDGSMAIEKCDPYREGYSDCFSYLADVEQNMGLMNNGVVYALWDYSAEFSDELSFREGEPITVLRHDNPDETDWWWASLYGQEGYVPKNYFGLFPRVRPQQRKA; this is encoded by the exons ATGGACCTGAAGCAGTTGGAACTGGACACGGCGGTGGCCAAAGTGGACGAGCTCTCCAAGCAACTGGAGTCCCTCTGGACAGAGAACCCAGCCCAGCCTCTTGGGCAGCTTAAG GCTATGGAGAGATTCAGCACCAGCCCATCCCACGAGTTGCTGGGCAGGATGAGTCCCATCGCCCCCTCCCCGCTGCCCCTCTTCCCCCGCAAGAGCCTGTCGACGGAAACCACGGAGAGCGCCCACTACTCCTTTGGCGAAGCGGCGCCGGGATTCGCACACAGCTCCACCTACGGCTCGCCGTCCCCCAGCCAGCTCCTCGCACCCAGATCCCCGCTGGGCCGCCCCACCTCTCCGCGGCCGTCCCTCTTCCTCCAGCCAGAGGTGGACCGGGCACTGCCGCCCCCCAGGCCCAAGGTGCTGCCTGTACCCTATGAGACAGCGCCCAGCCCCACGGCCTCTCCCCGCTCCCTCCGGCCCAGCCTCTCCCTAGAGCGCCAGTATGACTACAAGACCTATGGCGGGACGCTGGGCCGAGCCAGCTCCCCACGGATGCCCACGGAAGGAGCTGCGCCCCAGTCCTTCTTCCCGGACCGGGTGCCGTCGCCACGGCCGCCTCTGCCGCCACCGTATGAGAGCCATAGCCTTTACCCGTCGCCACCCAGCACTTTTGCACCTTTTCGGTCTCAAG ATGACCTTGTGATCCGGAGGAGGGTGCAGAAAGGGTGGAACGAATCCGACCTGGACGTGGCGTATGAGAAGAAGGCGACCCACCCAGTTGGTTATGAGC GAGGAGACGCCCACATGGGGCTCCGCCAGAGCCCGGCAGGCGTCCCGCTGTCTCCTTGGAGGGAATCGAGTTTAGACGGGGGCATTGGGCCAAGCAAG GAGGAGCATTATGGGATGCACAGCGCCACCTTGCCCAGGAATTACAAGGTCTCCCCGCTCGCCAGCGAGCGCCGCCCGGACACCTCCTTCCGCCGCTCCCTCCCCAGCAACCCGACGGGAACCCTGCCCCGCAACTGGCAGCCCATCTCCCGCATCCCCATGCCGCCCCCCAACCCGCAGGGCAGCCTCCCCAAGCGCCACAAACCCCTGCCGCTCTCCATGATCTTCCGGCTGCAGAACGCCTTCTGGGAGTACGGGGCAGCTGGGCAGAAGTTCCCCCTTCCCCAGGGGCCCCCGGGCTCCTCGCTTTTCCTCCGCTCCCTCCACAAGCAGCTGATGCAACCCACTCTGCCCCAGAGCCAGCACCACCTGCGCATGGCCTCGCTCGGGAGCGAAG gGAACGGCGTCGCCAAAGCGGCCAGCCCCCCGTCCGAGCCCATCCGCATCGTCCCCATCGTCTTGACCACGGGCGACACGGAGGCCGAGTTGGAGAACCTCCTTCCGGGAGGGGAGCCGGCCGAAGCGGAAGAGGTCCCCCGGCCTCTGAGCCCCACCCGCCTCCAGCCCCTGCTCCCCCCCGAGGCCCAGAAAGTGCCCGAGTTCGAGGAGGTGGCGCGGGTCCTGGCCGAGATGCCCCGGCCCCTGAAGCGCCGCGGCTCCATGGAGCAGTGCCCCGGCCCcgccctgccccccacccacaagAACCAGTACCGCCAGATCATCAGCCGCCTCTTCCACCACAATCCCCGCAAGGAGGACGCTGGCATGGCCGGAGAAGCGTCCCCGCAGACGGAGCTCTCGCCCATCACCGAGGCCATGGAACAGAAGGCGCCTGCGGCTGTCGTGGCCCCCATTCCAGCAGCCCCCCTGCCACCAATGCCGGCACCCCCCATCCCGCCTCCGCCACTGCCGGAgagcccagtgagcttcagtcCTTTGCCCAGTCCG GAGAAGCGCTCAGTGCTGCGCAAGGCGGCCTCCCCACGAAAGCGGCTGTCAAAGAGGGCGCGACTCAAccccctggtgctgctgctggatGCGGCCCTGACCGGCGAGTTGGAAGTCGTGAAGGAAGCCATGAAGGAG CTGAACGACCCAAGCCAGCCCAACGACGAGGGCATCACTGCTCTCCACAATGCCATCTGCGGTGCCAACTACAACATCGTGGACTACCTGATCAACATTGGGGCCAATGTCAACTCCCCGGACAGCCATGGATG GACACCCCTGCACTGCGCCGCCTCCTGCAACGACACGGCCATCTGCGTAGCCCTGGTCAAGCACGGAGCGGCCATTTTCGCCACCACTTTCAGCGACGGCAGCATGGCCATTGAGAAGTGCGACCCATACCGTGAGGGCTACAGCGACTGCTTCAGCTACCTGGCAG